The window GCGCGCACCTGGATCATCACGTCGTGGTGTTCCGCGACCAGCGCATTACCCCCGAGCAACACATTGCCTTTAGCCGCCGTTTCGGTGTGTTGCAGATCCACGTGCTCAAGCAATTCCTGCTGGCCGGGCACCCGGAAATCCTCATCGTTTCCAACATCATCGAGAACGGCCAATCCATCGGCCTCGGTGACGCCGGCAAGTTCTGGCATTCCGACCTGTCCTATAAAGAACTGCCAAGCCTGGGTTCGATGCTGCACGCCCAGGAGCTGCCGTCCGAGGGCGGCGACACGCTGTTCGCCGACATGCACAAAGCCTGGGACAACCTGCCCGAAGCGTTGCGCAAAGCTGTCGAAGGTCGCTCGGCCGCGCACTCCTACACGGCGCGTTACAGCGAGACCAAATTCGAAGGCAACTGGCGCCCGACGCTGACGCCCGAGCAACTGGCTCAGGTGGCTGAAGTGGTCCACCCGATTGTTCGCACTCACCCGGAAAACGGTCGCAAGGCGTTGTTCGTCAGCGAGGGTTTCACCACGCGCATCGTTGGTTTGCCGGAAGACGAGAGCAAGCAATTGCTTGATGAGCTCTACGCCCACAGCGTGCTGCCGCAAAACATCTACCGCCATCAATGGCAGGCCCACGACCTGGTGTTCTGGGACAACCGTTCGCTGATTCATCTCGCCGCCGGATGCCCAAGCTACCTGCGCCGCAAGTTGTATCGCACCACCATCCAGGGCGACGCGCCTTTCTGATTTGTCGGAGAAACTCTCATGTCCAAACGTCTTCCATTTGCACCATTGGCTGCGGCCATCGGCCTGGGTTTCAGCCTGATCACCGGCAGCCTGGTGGCGCCGACCGTGGCCCATGCTGAAGGTGAAATCCGCATCGCCGAGCAGTTCGGCATTGTTTATCTGTTGCTCAATGTGGTGCGCGACCAGAACCTGATCGAGAAGTACGGCAAGCAGGAAGGCATCGACATCAAGGTCGACTGGACCCAACTCTCCGGCGGTGCGGCGGTCAACGATGCGTTGCTCTCCGGTTCCATTGATATTGCCGGTGCGGGCGTCGGTCCGCTGCTGACCATCTGGGACCGCACCCACGGCAAGCAAAACGTCAAAGCCGTCGCCTCCCTCGGCAACTTCCCGTACTACCTGGTGAGCAACAACCCCAAGGTCAAAACCATCGCCGACTTCACCGAGAAGGACCGCATCGCGGTGCCGGCGGTCGGCGTGTCGGTGCAGTCGCGCATCCTGCAATACGCGGCTGCCAAACAGTGGGGCGACAAGGAATTCAACCGCCTCGACAAGTACACCATCGCCGTTCCGCACCCCGACGCCACGGCGGCGCTGATTGCCGGCGGCACCGAGTTGACCGGGCACTTTTCCAACCCGCCGTTCCAGGATCAGGAACTGGCCAACCCTAACGTCCACGTTGTGCTCAATTCCAATGACGTGCTCGGTCCGAACTCGCCGACGGTGTTGTTCGCTACCGAGAAATTCCGCGACGAGAACCCGAAAACCTATAAGGCGTTCGTCCAGGCACTGACCGAGGCGGCCGAGTTCGCCCAGAACGATAAAGGCGCGGCGGCGGACACGTACATCCGCGTCACCAAGGCGAAAATCGACCGCGCTGCGCTGCTGAAAATCATCGATAACCCGCAGTTCGAATTCAGCGTCACGCCGAAAAATACTTACCCGCTGGCCGAATTCCTTTATCGCGTTGGCGCGATCAAAAACAAACCGGATTCGTGGAAGGACTACTTCTTCCAGGACGCCAAACCGCTGCAAGGGAGCTGACCGAGATGAACGCCCCTTTGCAAGGCCACACGGTCAGCAAACCGATCGCGCCAGCCCAAGCGCTGCTGTCGGTCGACAACGTCAGCCTCGAATACCGCACGCCTCAGCGGGTGGTTCGAGCGACCCATCAGGTCAGTTTTGAAATCGATCCGGCAGACCGCTTTGTACTGCTCGGGCCGTCCGGTTGCGGCAAATCAACGTTGCTCAAGGCGGTCGCCGGGTTCATCCAGCCCTGTGAAGGGGAAATACGTCTTCAGGGGCAAACCGTTCATGCCCCGGGGCCGGACCGGATCGTGGTGTTCCAGGAGTTCGATCAACTGCCGCCGTGGAAAACCGTCAAACAGAACGTGATGTTTCCGCTGCTTGCCTCGAAAACCCTCAAGCGCAAAGAGGCCGAGGAGCGGGCGCTGCACTATCTGGACAAGGTCGGTCTGGCGGCGTTTGCCGATGCCTATCCGCATACGTTGTCCGGCGGCATGAAAGCGCGGGTGGCGATTGCTCGTGCACTGGCCATGCAGCCGAAAATCCTCTTGATGGACGAACCCTTTGCCGCCCTCGATGCACTGACCCGCCGCAAGATGCAGGAAGAATTGCTGCTGCTCTGGGAAGAAGTGCGCTTCACGCTGCTGTTCGTCACGCACTCCATCGAAGAAGCGTTGGTGGTGGGCAATCGAATCCTGCTGCTATCGCCGCATCCGGGACGGGTGCGGGCGGAAGTCCACAGCCATCAATACGACTTGCACAGCCTTGGCGGCGTGGCCTTTCAGGAGTCGGCGCGACGTATTCATCGGTTGTTGTTCGATGAAGGTCAGTCCCCGCAAACCGTGCGTGAGCTGGATTTCTCCGACATCCGCATCGCTTATTGAGCCATTGAGAGGAGTGCCCGATGAGCCTTTTATCATCCCCGCGTGAAGAATTTGAAACGGTGTTGCAGCCGCTGACGAGCGTGCCGCTGGAGCGTGAATTGCCGCTCGCTCAGCGTCTGTGGCAACAATGCTGGTTACGCAAAAGCCTGATCCTGATTTTGCTCGCGGTCCTGTGGGAGGTGGTTGCCCGCGTTCAGGACAACGACCTGCTGCTGCCAAGTTTTCTGCAAACCGCGAGCGCGCTGTACGACGGTTTGCTCAGCGGCGAGTTGCTGGGCAAGGTGTGGATTTCGCTGGTGGTGTTGCTCAAGGGTTACCTGATCGGCATTGTCCTGGCATTTGCCCTGACTACCCTGGCGGTGTCGACGCAGTTCGGCCGCGACCTGTTGAGTACGTTGACCTCGATGTTCAACCCGCTGCCGGCGATTGCTCTGTTGCCGCTGGCGTTGCTGTGGTTCGGCCTGGGGCAGAACAGTCTGATTTTCGTGTTGGTGCATTCGGTGCTCTGGGCGCTGGCGTTGAACACTTATGCCGGGTTCCTCGGTGTCTCGGAAACCCTGCGCATGGCCGGACGCAATTATGGCCTCAAAGGCATGCGTTTCGTGCTGTTCATCCTGATCCCGGCAGCATTACCGTCGATTCTTGCTGGGCTGAAAATCGGTTGGGCGTTCGCCTGGCGCACGTTGATCGCGGCTGAGTTGGTGTTTGGTGCAACCAGTGGCAAGGGTGGTTTGGGCTGGTACATCTTCCAGAACCGTAATGAGCTGTACACCGACAAGGTGTTTGCCGGGTTGGCGGTGGTGATCCTGATCGGCTTGTTGGTGGAAAATCTGGTGTTCAGCACTCTGGAACGGGTGACGGTGAAGCGGTGGGGGATGCAGCGGTAAGATTTGTGGTGACAGGTCTGACGCCATCGCGAGCAGGCTCACTCCCACAGTGATCTTCAGTGGATGCAGACCCTGTATTCGACACATAACCCTGTGGGAGTGAGCCTGCTCGCGATGGGGCCAAGCCAGCTAACACATCAGCCAGGGGATGTTTGCTAGCATTGCGTCTGGATCAATCCAGATCAGCCATGAGTGCTCAGCATGCAACTCCCGGACATGAATTTGTTGGTCGCCCTCGACGCCTTGCTCGACGAGGGCAGTGTGGTAGGCGCCGCGCGGCGGATGAACCTCAGCCCGGCGGCGATGAGCCGGACGCTGACGCGGATTCGCGAGGCCATCGGCGATCCGATCCTGGTGCGCGCCGGGCGTGGCCTGGTGCCAACGCCCAAGGCGCTGGCGTTGCGCGAGCAGGTGCGTGACGTGGTGGAGCAGGCCGCGCTGTTGTTTCGCTCGGCCGATGCGGTGGAGCTGGGCACGCTGCGCCGTCGTTTCAGTATTCGCGCCAACGACTTTTTCGTCGGCGTTTACGGTGGAAAACTCTTCGACACCCTGGATCGTCAGGCGCCGCACTGCGAGCTGCGTTTTGTGCCGGAAGGCGACGGCGATGACGAAGCGTTGCGCGAAGGGCGGATCGACCTGAGCATCAGCAATACCCGACCGCTGACTCCGGAAGTGAAGATTCAGAACCTGTTCTCTACTCATTTCGTCGGCCTGGTTCGCGAAGACCACCCGCTGTTCGATGAGGAGATCACAGCCGAGCGTTACGCCGGGTTTTCCCATATCAGCATGTCCCGTCGCGGCATCGCCCGAGGCCCGATCGATACCGCGCTCAATGCCTTAGGGCTGGAACGGCGGGTGGCGGTGATTGCGCCGAGTTTCCATGCGGCGATGTTTGCCTTGCCTGATTCCGATTTGATTCTGCCGGTGCCCAAGGAAGCCTTGCTGAGCGTCCAGCGCCTGGGCCTGAAGCTGCGCTCGTTTACCCTGCCGATTCCCTTGCCCACCCTAATGCTGACCCAAGCCTGGCACCCGCGTTTCGACAAGGATCCGGCCCATCGCTGGCTGCGCGAAACCCTGAAAGCCTGTTGCGACGAAACGTGGCTGGCGGCACAACCCATTTGAAATTGAACGCTGTCCCCCTGTGGGAGTGAGCCTGCTCGCGATAGCGTTGGATCAGTCAGCATAAATGTTGAATGTTATGGCCCTGTCGCGAGCAGGCTCGCTCCCACAGGGGATTTGTATTGCTGCATGGGGCGCACTTATAAACTGCCAATAAGTCAATTTTCGTAAGGTCTCGCGCTTCTTAAAATGCTTCGGTATTCAAACCCCGGAGCTTGCAGTCATGACTTCCCTCACGGTCACGGCACCTCTCGCCGCGGCCAGCCCGGCTGCCGTCACGCCACCGGTTTTTGGTCCGCGGATCATCATCGGCCTGGTGGGCGTGTTGTTGGCGGTGCTGGTGTCGGGCCTGAACGAGATGGTGACCAAGGTTGCCCTCGCCGACATCCGCGGCGCATTGGCCATCGGCTACGACGAAGGCACCTGGCTGGTCGCCAGTTACACCGCGACCTCGGTGGCCGCCATGGCCTTCGCACCTTGGTGCTCGGTGACGTTTTCGCTGCGGCGGTTCACCCTCTGCGCCATCAGCGCATTCACCCTGTTGGGCGTGTTGTGCCCGTTCGCTCCGAACTATGAAAGCCTGCTGGTCATGCGCACTGTGCAAGGCCTGGCAGGCGGTGCATTGCCGCCGATGCTGATGACCGTCGCGCTGCGCTTTTTGCCGGCCAACGTGAAGCTTTATGGTTTGGCCGGTTACGCCCTGACCGCGACGTTCGGCCCGGGGCTTGGCACTCCGCTGGCCGGGTTGTGGACCGAACACGTCGGATGGCAATGGACCTTCTGGCAAATCATCGCACCGTGTCTGATCGCCATGGTCGCGGTGGCGTATGGCTTGCCCCAGGACCCGTTGCGCCTGGAGCGCTTCAAACAATTCAACTGGCGCGGCGTGCTGCTGGGTTTTCCGGCGATCTGCATGCTGGTGATCGGTATTTTGCAAGGCAATCGGCTGGACTGGTTCGAGTCGAGCCTGATCTGCGGATTGCTCGGCGGTGGGTTGCTGCTGTTAGTACTGTTCCTGATCAACGAATGGTCGCAACCAATGCCGTTTTTCAAGCTGCAGATGCTCGGCATCCGCAACCTGTCGTTCGCCTTGCTGACCTTGGCCGGGGTGTTGGTGGTGCTGCTGGCGGTGATCATCATTCCGTCCAGTTACCTGGCGCAAGTACAGGGTTATCGCCCGGTTCAGACCGCACCCATCATGTTGCTGGCAGCGCTGCCGCAGTTGATTGCGCTGCCGTTGGTGGCGGCGTTATGCAACCTGCGCTGGGTCGATTGCCGCTGGGTGCTGGGGATCGGCCTGAGCATGCTGATGCTGTCCTGCATCGGTGGGTCGCAGCTGACGTCGGTGTGGATACGCGACGACTTCTACGTGCTGCAACTGCTGCAAATCTTCGGTCAGCCGATGGCGGTGCTGCCGCTGTTGATGCTCTCCACCGGCAGCATCAGCCCGATGGAAGGGCCCTTCGCTTCAGCCTGGTTCAACACCGTAAAAGGCCTGGCGGCGGTGATCGCCACCGGTGTGCTGGAGGCGTTGACCACCTCAAGGCTGCATTTCCACTCGGTGATGCTGGTGGACAACCTCGGCAACTCACCCCTGGTCGACACCGACAGCGCGGGCCTTGCCCATCGGCTGCATGAGCAGGCCGTGGTGCTGACGGCCTCGGATCTTTATCTGTGCATGGCCGGCGTCGCACTGGCGCTGATCCTGCTGATTTTCTGGCTGCCGACGCGGATCTATCCGCCGCGCGCGCCGACTTGAATGCTTCACTGAAACAGAAGGTTTTCATGACGACTCAATCAAAGCAAAAAGTGGCCGTTGGCATCGCCGCGGTGGTGGCGCTCGGTGTGCTGGTGTATTGGCTGGCGCCCGGCCTGTTCGGCAAGCGCACGCAACAGAACACCAATGACGCCTTTGTCTCGGCGGACTTCACGCTGGTGGTGCCGCGCGTGGCCGGGTTCATCAAGGAAGTGCTGGTGGAGGACAACCAGCAGGTCAAGGCCGGGCAGCTGCTGGCGTTGATTGATGACCGGGATTTGCGTGCCGCCGCCCAAGCGGCAGACGCTGAAACCCTGGTGGCCAGGGCGCAACTGCAAAATGCCCGTGCGACCCTTGAACGTCAGGCTTCGGTGATCGCTCAAGCCCAGGCCACGGTCGTGTCGGCCAAGGCTGAAATGGCCTTCGCCGAGCATGAATTGAACCGCTACAACCATCTCGCCGGAGTGGGCGCCGGCACGGTGCAGAACGCCCAACAAGCGCGTACTCGCATCGATCAGGCCACCGCGCGGCTGGCTAACGTGACGGCGGTGCTGGCGGCGGAACGCAAACAGGTGGAGATCCTCACCGCCCAGCGTGACGCGGCGGAAGGCGGGCTGAAACGGGCGCAAGCGGCGCTGGAAATGGCCAGCTACGAGCTGTCCTACACACGCATCGTTGCACCTCAGGACGGTATGGTCGGCGAGCGCGCCGTTCGGGTCGGCGCCTATGTCACGCCGGGGAGCAAAATCCTCGCGGTGGTGCCGCTTGCGCAGGCCTATGTGGTCGCCAATTTTCAGGAGACTCAACTGACCGACGTGCAGCCGGGGCAGGACGTGCAAGTGCGTGTCGACAGCCTCGGCGGCCAGGCCCTGAGCGGTCGCGTCGAGAGCATCGCACCGGCCACGGGTGTGACGTTCGCCTCGGTCAAGCCGGACAACGCCACCGGCAATTTCACCAAGGTGGTGCAGCGGATTCCGGTGAAAATCGTCCTTGATCCGGGTCAGCCATTGGCGGAGCGGTTGCGGGTCGGGATGTCGGTGGAGGCGAGGATTGATACTGCCAGTGCCGATAAGCGTGAGGTTGTTCAACGGTGATTATTTTCGGTAGACATCCATCCCTGTGGCGAGGGGGCTTGCCCCCGTTGGGCCGCGAAGCGGCCCCAAAAGCTGCGAGCGCTTCGCACTCGAACGGGGGCAAGCCCCCTCGCCACAAGAGCCGCTTTCCTTCAGTAGCTATTGTGTTGAGTCTGTTTTCACTGAACGCCTGCACCGTCGGCCCGGACTTTCAAAAGCCTCAACCCCAGCAAATCACCGAGTGGTCGAAACCGTCAAAGTCCGCCCCCAGCCAAGCCATCGCCGACACCATGGACGAACGCTGGTGGGACGTCTTCCACGATCCAAAACTCTCGGCCCTGACCCAACGCGCCCTGACCGACAACCTCGACCTGAAACTCGCCAGCAGCCGCTTGCAGCAAAGCCGCGCTGTGCGTCAGGTGATCACCGCCAACCGTTACCCGAACACCGCCGCCACTGGCAGCTACGGGCGTAAACGCAACAGCGGCGAAGGCTTGAACGATCCGTCGGGACACAACGGCGACTCGGCGTATAACTTGTGGGATGGAGGTTTCTCCGCGTCCTGGGAACTGGATTTCTGGGGTCGTGTGCGCCGCGAAACCGAAGCGGCTGACGCGACCCTGGAAGTCGCGGAAAACGACCGGCGCGGCGTGCTGTTGTCGGTGCTCGCAGAAACCGTCCAGGACTACATTCAGCTGCGCGGTGTGCAAAGTACCCGCGCCGTCACTGAGGAGAACCTCGACGTCGCCCGCCACAGCCTGAAACTCTCGCAACTGCGCCTGGCCGACGGTGTCGCCACCGACCTGGATGTCGCCGAGGCCGCCGCCCAGGTAGCGGCCATCGAATCGCGCCTGCCCGCGCTGGAGCAGCGCCAGTCGCAACTGATCAACGCCTTGAGCCTGTTGATGGGCGAGCCGCCGCAAGCGCTGTCTGCCGAGTTATCCACAGACGCCCCGGTGCCGCAAACCCCGCGTCAGGTCGCTATCGGTCTGCCGTCGCAACTGGCCGAACGCCGCCCGGACATCCGCCAGGCCGAAGCCCGCCTGCATGCCGCGACCGCGAACATCGGTGTGGCCAAGGGTGATTTCTATCCGCGAATCACCCTGTCGGGCAACATCGGTTCGCAAGCCATGCAACTCAGCGATTTCGGCTCCTGGGGCTCGCGCTCTTTCGGTATCGGCCCGCAATTCAGCTTGCCGTTGTTTGACGGCGGTCGTCTGCGCGGCGTGCTGCACTTGCGCGAAGCCCAACAACAGGAAGCCGCCATCGCCTACCAGCAAACCGTGCTGCGCGCCTGGCATGAAATCGACGATCAACTGACCGCCTACAACGCCAGCCAACTGCGCCGCGACAGCCTTGCCGAAGCCGTGCGCCAGAACCAGATCGCCCTGCGCACCGCGCAGCAGCAATATGTGGAAGGGGTGGTGGATTTCGTTAACGTACTGACGGTGCAAGGCGCGCTGTTGGCGACTCAGGAGCAGTTTGTGGAGAGTTCGACCGGGGTGTCGCTGGCGATGGTCGGGTTGTACAAGGCGTTGGGTGGGGGATGGGAGTCGGTGTATCCGTTGGCGGATATTGTTACCAATAATCCGGTTTGATCGCCGGAGTCTTACGGGTAGGTACCTTGTCTGGAAACTGGTGTGACCGCAGCTCTTCTGCAGAGATGACTCTGCGCATCCAATGGGAATGTTCCTTCAGCGAGCCTGGTGGGGTTCGTTTGAACCCTGTTCTGTACGGAAGAACGACACCCACTGTCATTTGGGGAAAGTCTTCTCGGATAGCTCTCAGCGCGGGGGCCATGTCTGTATCCCCGGAAACTAAAACCAGTTGTTGGATGCCTTCAGCACCATTGACCTTGGCTTGTCTGGCTGCTGCGCGATACATGCTTATTGCAATATGGACGTCGGTTTCCTTTTCCTCGAGCTTCCATATGGCAGTTGTATCTTGGCGTGAGGCGCCGATCTTCTTGTTGATAAATCGGGGTGCGCGCGCAGGTTCAAGTTGGTGGCGACCATAATGAACGGCAACATTGTGAGCCCTCAGGGCACGGACGTAAGTGTCTTGAGCCTCTTTGGAAACGATGCCGCGAGTAGCCAGCTCTGGTTTAACCGAGGATGTGAAGTAGTCAATTGAGGCTAGCGAGCTCTGAGGATTTTCAATATGGGCGATATGCGCCAGTAACTGCGGCAGATTTAGCCATTTGTAAGGTGTGTCTGCCAGCAACCCGTAGAACACGTTGTAGCCATCAACAAAGAATGCAGTGCGCACAAATCCAATCCTCAGAAACGAAAAAACCGGCCGAAGCCGGTTTTTTCACCCCAACTGCCAGAGAACTGAATCTCTGCGTACGGGGTTGAGTAGTGCGCTGATCCTAAATTGAGTGCGTTACGCACGTCAACCATCGAGTCATCAAGGCTCCGCTCAACTGGATCTTTTCCAGCTCCGGCGAGCCAGTTTTGTGCAGTTGCCGGGGCGAGGGTCAAGGCGTGAATTGCCTCATCTGTTAATGATTGTTACGACAGAAGGTAAGACGTGATGCAGGGCTAGCAACAGCGCAAAACGTCTATCACTCTCTTCAATTTTGACTGAGCGATGGTTCCCAATTTCGTGTGGGATTTGGTACCCAGCCCTCATGGCGGAAAGATTAATTTCAGCACTCTGAAAATTTTGTCCTTTTTGAAACATTACATTTCTATCCAATAACGCCCATCCGCTTGACGCCCACCCACGCTGTCATAGACTCCGCTCATCCGTCAGGGAGTTACGGTTATGCGGCGTGTTCGTGTGTGGGTTATTGGATTGACCTTGGTAACGTGCGCAGTCCAGGCGCAAACGCCTGCGCCCGACGATCCGCTGCTGGACAGCAGCGCCAGTGCAAACGTCAGCAGTGAGGCCCGTGGCGTGCTGCGTGCCCGGGATCAGGCGGTGCTCGCCAGTGAGTTGTCCGGACGTATTGTCGAGTTGCCGTTCAGTGAGGGCGAGTCGTTCAAGAAGGGCGACACCCTGGCGCGTTTCGATTGTTCGGCTTATCAAGCCCAACTCAATGCGGCCCAGGCTGCCAGCCGTGGCGCCGGTGAAGAGCTGTCCCACAACAAGCAGTTGGCGGCGTTGAATTCGGTCGGGCGTTTTGAAGTGGCGCGGGCCGCGGCCAAGGTCAGTGAGACTCAGGCGCAATCCCAGGTTTATCAGGTTCAGGTCAAACGCTGCAGCGTGCTGGCGCCGTTCGATGGCCAGGTTGTCGAGCGCAAGGTCAAGCGTTATGAAAGCGTCGCTGCCGGCACGCCGTTACTGGACGTGGTCGACAACCGTACCCTGGAAATTCATCTGCTGGTGCCGTCGCGCTGGATGTCCCGGCTCAAGCCTGGCCAGACCTTCAGCTTTGTTCCCGATGAAACCGGTCAGCCACTGAATGCCACGGTTAAACGCCTCGGCGCGCGGATTGACGAAGGCAGTCAGACCTTGCTGTTGGTGGCGACGCTTCCCAGCGCCAACGGTTTGCTGGCCGGCATGAGTGGCACTGCACGTTTCGCGGAGCTTAAATGAACGCGCCCGTCGCGGGCGGCGCAGAGCAAGTATTCGCAAGGTTTCTGGATCTCGAACGCCTGACTCGCGCCGCTCGTACGCCTGTGCAATTGGCCTATAGCCTGGTCAATGACGGTCAGGCGCTGTTCGGCTTTCGCCACGCGGCGCTGGTGATTGCCGGTAAGGTGCAGGCCGTGACGGGCGTCAGTGCGGTGGAGCCGAATGCGCCATTCGTGGCGTTTGTCGAGCAGGCCGTGGCGCAGTTGTTCAAGCGCGAGATGCTGAAACAGGCGCGGGTGATTCCGCCGAATGTTCTTGGCGAATCGATTCGGGCGGACTGGCAAAGTCTTTGCGCCGCTCAGGTGTTCTGGCTGCCACTGATCGATCACCAGGGCGAGGTATTTGGCGGTTTGTGGTTGGCGCGGGATCTGCCGTGGAATCCTTCCGAGCAAGTGTTGCTGTCGCAATTGGGTGACACCTACAGCCATGCCTGGCTGGCATTGCAACCGCGCAAACCGTGGCGACTGCGCTGGACGCGAAAACGTCAGGTAGCGCTGGTCGCGGTGGTGTTGCTCGGGCTGCTGATTCCGGTGCGGCAATCGGTGCTGGCGCCGGCCGAGGTTGTTCCGCTGGGTGGCCGAGTCGTTGCGGCGCCGCTGGACGGGGTGATCGCCGAATTCCTGGTCAAACCCAATCAGACGGTGAAAGCCGGCGACCTGTTGTTGCGCTTTGAAAGCACCACGCTCAGGGCCCAGGCCGATGTGGCCGCGCGCGCCTTGGGCGTTGCTGAAGCTGAGTTGAAGGCCAATTCCCAACGCTCGTTCGCCGATGCTGAATCGAGCTCGAAAATCGATCTGCTGGCCGCACGCGTCGAGCAAAAACGTGCTGAACGGGATTACGCCCGTGAACTGCTCAAACGCAGCGAAGTGCGCGCCGAACGGGCCGGTATTGCGGTGTTCGCCGACGCGGAACGCTGGACCGGTAAACCGGTGCAGACCGGCGAGCGGCTGATGGAAATCGCCGACCCGACCCAGGCTGAGTTGCGCATCGAACTGGCGGTGGGCGATGCGATTTCGCTGGAGCCAGGCGCGCAAGTTGCGCTGTTTCTCGACAGTGACCCATTGCAACGGCATTTGGCCCGACTTGAACGCGCAGCTTACGAAGCACAACCCACGGCCGGCGGGCAGCTGGCTTATCGTCTCGACGCCAGTTTCCAGCAGACGCCACCGCGCATCGGGCTGCGAGGCACGGCGAAAGTCTTCGGTGACCGTGCGCCGCTGGCGCTGTACCTGTTACGTAAACCTTTGGCCGGTTTGCGCCAGAGCGTAGGGCTTTAGATGAGCCTGCCGAACCTGCGCGCAGATTTGCAGCTGACGCCTGCATCACCAGCGCTCGATGGCTCGCCACGCTGGACCCTGGCCGATCCGGTGCGCGGTCGCTATTTCAAACTCGGCGTGGCGGCGATGCGCCTGCTGCGCCATTGGTCCTTGGGTGATCCCGAGCAAGTACTGCGTGCCGCCAACCGTGAGCCAGGCTTGCCGCTGGATAGCGCGGAGCTAGAGCAATTGCTGGCCTTTTTGCGCAGCCACGACCTGATCACCGCCCTGGATCCGCAACAGCGCGCCAGTTACAGCCTCAAAGCGGCCGCTCAACGCCAGTCGCTGTGGCAGATCTTGCTGCACCAATACCTGTTTTTCCGTATTCCGCTGTGGCGCCCGGACGCTTTTCTCAATCGCGCCTGGCCATGGCTGCAGCGCTTCGGTCCGCGCGCGTTGCGCTACGGCTTGCCAGTGACGCTGGGGCTCGGCGTGTTTCTGGTGTCCCGGGACTGGCAGCGCTTTATCGCGACCTTCCCGCATCTATTCAGCCTCGGCGGCGCGCTGGCATTCGGCGTGGCGTTGTTCTTTGCCAAGCTCTGCCACGAGTTCGGTCACGCCTTCATGGCCAAGCGCGCCGGTTGTCGGGTGCAGAGCATGGGCGTGGCGTTCATGGTGTTGTTGCCGATGTTTTACACCGATGTCAGCGATGCCTGGCGGGTCAATGATCGTCGTGCGCGGCTGCTGATTGGCGCCGG of the Pseudomonas frederiksbergensis genome contains:
- a CDS encoding efflux transporter outer membrane subunit; the encoded protein is MLSLFSLNACTVGPDFQKPQPQQITEWSKPSKSAPSQAIADTMDERWWDVFHDPKLSALTQRALTDNLDLKLASSRLQQSRAVRQVITANRYPNTAATGSYGRKRNSGEGLNDPSGHNGDSAYNLWDGGFSASWELDFWGRVRRETEAADATLEVAENDRRGVLLSVLAETVQDYIQLRGVQSTRAVTEENLDVARHSLKLSQLRLADGVATDLDVAEAAAQVAAIESRLPALEQRQSQLINALSLLMGEPPQALSAELSTDAPVPQTPRQVAIGLPSQLAERRPDIRQAEARLHAATANIGVAKGDFYPRITLSGNIGSQAMQLSDFGSWGSRSFGIGPQFSLPLFDGGRLRGVLHLREAQQQEAAIAYQQTVLRAWHEIDDQLTAYNASQLRRDSLAEAVRQNQIALRTAQQQYVEGVVDFVNVLTVQGALLATQEQFVESSTGVSLAMVGLYKALGGGWESVYPLADIVTNNPV
- a CDS encoding NYN domain-containing protein yields the protein MRTAFFVDGYNVFYGLLADTPYKWLNLPQLLAHIAHIENPQSSLASIDYFTSSVKPELATRGIVSKEAQDTYVRALRAHNVAVHYGRHQLEPARAPRFINKKIGASRQDTTAIWKLEEKETDVHIAISMYRAAARQAKVNGAEGIQQLVLVSGDTDMAPALRAIREDFPQMTVGVVLPYRTGFKRTPPGSLKEHSHWMRRVISAEELRSHQFPDKVPTRKTPAIKPDYW
- a CDS encoding efflux RND transporter periplasmic adaptor subunit; this translates as MRRVRVWVIGLTLVTCAVQAQTPAPDDPLLDSSASANVSSEARGVLRARDQAVLASELSGRIVELPFSEGESFKKGDTLARFDCSAYQAQLNAAQAASRGAGEELSHNKQLAALNSVGRFEVARAAAKVSETQAQSQVYQVQVKRCSVLAPFDGQVVERKVKRYESVAAGTPLLDVVDNRTLEIHLLVPSRWMSRLKPGQTFSFVPDETGQPLNATVKRLGARIDEGSQTLLLVATLPSANGLLAGMSGTARFAELK
- a CDS encoding efflux RND transporter periplasmic adaptor subunit, which produces MNAPVAGGAEQVFARFLDLERLTRAARTPVQLAYSLVNDGQALFGFRHAALVIAGKVQAVTGVSAVEPNAPFVAFVEQAVAQLFKREMLKQARVIPPNVLGESIRADWQSLCAAQVFWLPLIDHQGEVFGGLWLARDLPWNPSEQVLLSQLGDTYSHAWLALQPRKPWRLRWTRKRQVALVAVVLLGLLIPVRQSVLAPAEVVPLGGRVVAAPLDGVIAEFLVKPNQTVKAGDLLLRFESTTLRAQADVAARALGVAEAELKANSQRSFADAESSSKIDLLAARVEQKRAERDYARELLKRSEVRAERAGIAVFADAERWTGKPVQTGERLMEIADPTQAELRIELAVGDAISLEPGAQVALFLDSDPLQRHLARLERAAYEAQPTAGGQLAYRLDASFQQTPPRIGLRGTAKVFGDRAPLALYLLRKPLAGLRQSVGL